ACCACGTAATCAACCGAGATGTGCCTATATGTTATGGTGCCGAAGAGGCTTTCAAAGCTTCAAATTCGACGGTTTCAGTAACTTACATGATCCCTGGATACCAATCACAATATGACCCAAGAATTCTGGTATTGCAGCTTGTGAGAGGATAAAGCGATGAGAATAGTGAAAGACAAGAAGGGACAGTTCATAATCATTGCAGTTATGATGATAGCAATTATGATGGTGTCCATAGCTGTGACAATGTACGGCGTCGCGACATACTACAAATACGAGATGTGGGAAGAATACATAACCATGATTGATCATATAAAGCTCAACACAATTCGACTGGTCGAGATAAGTCTAGCCAACTACACGACGGCGGCGACCGAAAACAACAGCATATTAAGGGACAGTTTAGCGCGATGGCAAATCGACTTAAGAAAGGCATACCCAGGTCATGGAATAGCCCTAACATATGAGTTGGCCAATAGTTCCTATCAGGCTTATAATGCACACATCAATTATACCCTCGGGCTGTCCCGTTGCTGGAATGAAACAGCTTCTTTCTCAGCTGCAAACGCTACCTTCACTCTCAACATGGCTTCCGTAGGATTAACAGGATACAAATTCAGGACAGCCCCATTCCTAAACTTAACAATAATCACTGTTGATAACGCCGCAAAAGAAATCACCGTAACTGTGAAAGGAGAAGACGGAACGCCCATAACCAACTTGAAAGAAGACAACTTTCAAGTAGACGGGCTCAATATAACGGCTGTTACTTCACGCTACGACCCGAAAGAGTTATTTTTATACACAATAAAATGTGACGGACCCATGCTTGAATCAGTTACAGTAACAGTATGGGATGTACAAGGCATACAAGTAGTCGCTAAATCAAACGAATAACTATGATGTAACTACAACACTATGAAAGCGTCCCCACCACTCTATTGCTCTTTTTCATAACGGAATCTCACACCAATGCGAAATGCAAAACTATCCAGACAATGTCGCCGACTGTAAGTGCTAGAATCAACCCTATTGTAATGAAGATTAGCATTGGCAAACCGGGTGTAGCCCAAACCATGTTTTGGGTTTTTCCTTCATTTTTGGCTTTGATGATTCTTTCTACAATTTCTTCTCGGTGCTCATCCTTTGGAAATAGCAATAGGCGTTTCTTTATCTCTCCTTGCTGCGTCGTCTGATAATCTTCGAGGGGATACAAGAACGATTTTTCCAAGTCTGCAATTGAAACCTTATAGCCACATAACAGTGCTAATGCTTTGCGTCCGAACGATTCATCTTCGTATCCTTGAAAGAGTTTCTGTCCAGTTTTTTGTCTCCAAATGAGGTTGCGAAGAAGCGCATAGAATACACTGAAGGCGGCTATGATTACGCCGTTGCTGAATACAGTGATGGGAAAAATTGGAGAGACAAAACCTGATACTGGTTCAACCAAGTCTGGGATCCGCGGAATCGCCAAGGCTATACATATGAGTGCTTTTGCATCTGCTCCGCCGAATGCTCCTACGTAAAAGAGGGCTATTGAGAAGACAGAGGTAATCACGACGGATATGCCATAGTTAATTATTAGCTGAAGTGTGTCACTAGGTGAGAAAAACAAGAACTGAGCAACACTCAGCAAGAAGGCAATAGGTGCAAAAACTATCCATACGTTGTTGCTTATTTCACGTGTTTTCCAGTCGCTCCAAGAAGCATAAGCTAAGAAAATCAAAGCAATGATGATGCGGATCCAAGATAGTATCTCTTCCATGCGGTGTTCCACATTGTTCAGTTTTCGGATAAACTCATTTAGAAAGAAAGAAGTAATAAAAGTTGGCAATTCCCGAATTGCAGTTTTCTGAGGAGACTAGATATTCTAAGCGGATGGCGATTTCCAAGTGAATTCTTTGGCTGTTCCAGCTTCGGGTGCGATTTTGAAGTAGTATGTCTTGCCGCTTGTCCATGAAGACGCCAAGTTGTTTGGCCAGTCAAGAACTATTGTGATTGTTTGATCGACTGCAAGGAGTTTTCCTGCTGTACTGAGGTCTGTGTTGACTGTGACTTCTATGAGGTTTGAAACTGTGCTGCCTATGTAAAGGCGGACGATTTTTGCGTCGCTTGTTCCTATGTTTTTAACAACTATGCTTGTTGTTTCGGTCGTGGCGTTCCAATATACGTTTTCAACATCTAGAATAGTTCCACCTGCTTCTATTTGTGCACCCATGAACGTCATTACCCAAGCATATGTGACGACTATTGCCGAAACTGCGATAACAATTAGTAGGAGTGTGGCTAAGATTGGAGATATACCTTTTCTTGATTTCAGGGTTTTTGGCAAATTCGTTTACACCTCTCTTCTAACCATTCTGCGAATGCTTATTTAACACATATGAACTCAGAATCAACATCACAACTACTTACCAGCATTCCCTAGAAAATAAAGCAGAGTCCAAAACACATTTTGCTTCTTCCTTAGTTTCAACGCAATTATTCAGCATCAGTTTTATGAAAGCAACTCCTTGAAGCGCAAAATGGGATGTTAAGTAGTGACTTCATAAACAAAAGGCGGGTTTTTCGTACGAATTTCAAGAGTAGCTCCCAGGAGAGTTTCAAGATATCCTCTTTGCACTTCAGGATTGTATATGTAAGGGGTTTTGATGATTATGTATTTGTCTCTTTGATAGAAATCGCCGAGACCTTGAATGCGAAGGCGTTTGAAAACTTCTGACCATTTTTCTTTATCTGTTGTGTCAAGATTTAGGGTGGCTTCCATGCTGATTTTTGCTGCTTCACCTGCTTTTCTGCCCACTTCGCGGTGTTGGTCTGGAGGAATATATTGTAGCAGAGTACTTACGAATTCTATATTGATGAAGGCAATGCGGCTGATGCCGGCATAGTATTCACCTGGGTATTTCCAGTCGTAGATCATCATGCTTCTGTAGACGTCCAACATTTTAGAGATGAGTTGTTTTATGCCTGCTTCCTTTCCGTCTTTGATGAGTTCGTCTATGTATCTGCGTTCTTCTTCTTCGAGGATTATAGTGGTTCGTCGCACATGTTCCTTCTTGTCTTTTTGTGGTGGCGGTGTATCTTTAGCTGGCTGCATATTTGATATATCTCATTGCATACCTTATATGTTTTATTGCTTGATAAGCAGTTAAGCAATTTAGTGTTGCAATGTACGTTTCCTAAGTCTCTCTATCTTTTTCCCAATTAATTTAATAAGCCTTTTAGACCATTGAAAATAGTATTCGCCAATATGAAGGTTCATAATATGGTCAATCTGGATACTGTTACTCCGTTGTTTGAGCGAGTCGAATCTTTCCAGATTTTCACTGTTCAATCATTCCTACCCATTAATCATATGACTGTGTTCTTAATCGCATTCAACATCAGTGAGGCAAAAAGCAAAAAATGATTCCCAAAGAATTCTTCGTAACAAGCGCCAAAGCGACCAGTCCTGTCTCTGAACTGAACGCGTTCGACCTTGCCCTAAGAAATGCGGGAATTTCCCAATGCAACTTAGTATCAGTCAGCTCTATACTGCCACCAGAGTGCAAAGAGCGAAAATGGCGTAAGCTTCCTGCCGGCGCAATCACTCACGCCGTCATCGCCCGTATGGATGGAGACGAAGGAACCACCATAGGAGCGGGAATTGCATGGGTTTGGGAAAAAGATAGAGAATATGGTATTGTGGCGGAGGCTCATGGATATATGGATCGTAGAGCTTTGAAGGAGACTTTGGTGTGGAATATCAAGGAGATGGCTGAGATTAGAGGAATAGAAATTGGAACTACCAAGTCTCGAATTGAAGTTTTACGTGTGCCTATGGCCCATTATGGATGTGTCATAGCAACACTCATTTACTGCCCACTAGATTGCTAACAACTTCATACACGCGCATATGTTCTTCAAAAAGACTAATATTGTCGAGGCTGTGCTCTCGTGGAGAGAACGGAGAAAAAATTGCACAAAGAAATTGCCATTGAAGTTAGTCTCGCATGAAGAAATATGGAGATCTTACTGTTGCAGATGGCATATCCTTCACTATTCATAAAGGCGAGGTTTTCGCATTTGTCGGTCCAATGGTGCTGGAAAAACCACAACTGTAGAGATGCTGACGCTGCAGGGAATGCAGTTACATTTCCAATGATGTTTTCTTTCAGGTAGCTTCTTCCCATTGGAGTTTATGCCTAATTTCTTGCAGCAGATAGCCACAGTCCTTCCGTTGACCTATTTAAATAGCGGGTTGAGAGATTCAATGGTGTATGGCAATGTGTCGAGTGCTCTGTTCAATACGGCGGTAATGTTGGGTGTGGGTATGTTCCTCATTATAGTTGGGGCGCTGATAACAAATTAGAGAGAAGAGTAAAATGTTATGCCGGACGTGTTCTCCAAAACCTGTGAGATTTGAGGTTTTGCAATCAGTTGTCCAGAGGGCTGATGGCTACAAATCTGCCGTTCATCTTTTCTCAAATTTAGCGAACAATCGCGAGAGGTCGCGCTTTACCTGGCTTTTTCAGCACCCTTCCCCTTATGGCGAAGTCCTCTCACCTTCTTTCCTGCACTGGTTAATCCTCGAAAAACTCGTCCTTTGTGCACTTTTTTGCAAATCCAATTGACATCATTGTCTGCTTTGATAACTGGATGCGCCGGGTCAACCATAAGAATTTCATACCACTTGTGGCGTCCGTCTTCTCCAACCCAGTAAGAATTAAGAACTTCCAAGTTCGGAAACCTTCTCGCCGTCCGCTCTTCAGCTATTAGTTTAAAGCTTTTTGCAGGTTTGTATTTAGCAGAGCCCATGCGTTTCGGTTTTCTACCTGACTTGGGTCTCGGTCTGTTTAAGCCCCCTCGTCTTATCCTAACTCTAGTTACAACGAAGCCTTGCTTAGCTTTGTATCCCAATTTCCTTGCTCTATCTAGCCTTGTCGGTTTTTCAACTCTAACAATCGAGGACTGCTTCCGCCACTCAATAAGTCTGTGCCACATTAGTTCTTTCACATAGGAAGCTTCTGGTTTTTCCCAAGCTTCTGAAATATACTTGTAGGTCATTCTATGTTT
Above is a genomic segment from Candidatus Bathyarchaeota archaeon containing:
- a CDS encoding pyruvoyl-dependent arginine decarboxylase, whose protein sequence is MIPKEFFVTSAKATSPVSELNAFDLALRNAGISQCNLVSVSSILPPECKERKWRKLPAGAITHAVIARMDGDEGTTIGAGIAWVWEKDREYGIVAEAHGYMDRRALKETLVWNIKEMAEIRGIEIGTTKSRIEVLRVPMAHYGCVIATLIYCPLDC
- a CDS encoding prepilin peptidase; this encodes MEEILSWIRIIIALIFLAYASWSDWKTREISNNVWIVFAPIAFLLSVAQFLFFSPSDTLQLIINYGISVVITSVFSIALFYVGAFGGADAKALICIALAIPRIPDLVEPVSGFVSPIFPITVFSNGVIIAAFSVFYALLRNLIWRQKTGQKLFQGYEDESFGRKALALLCGYKVSIADLEKSFLYPLEDYQTTQQGEIKKRLLLFPKDEHREEIVERIIKAKNEGKTQNMVWATPGLPMLIFITIGLILALTVGDIVWIVLHFALV
- a CDS encoding 50S ribosomal protein L15e, whose product is MTYKYISEAWEKPEASYVKELMWHRLIEWRKQSSIVRVEKPTRLDRARKLGYKAKQGFVVTRVRIRRGGLNRPRPKSGRKPKRMGSAKYKPAKSFKLIAEERTARRFPNLEVLNSYWVGEDGRHKWYEILMVDPAHPVIKADNDVNWICKKVHKGRVFRGLTSAGKKVRGLRHKGKGAEKAR